A part of Tigriopus californicus strain San Diego chromosome 10, Tcal_SD_v2.1, whole genome shotgun sequence genomic DNA contains:
- the LOC131889299 gene encoding uncharacterized protein LOC131889299 isoform X1: MHWSRSENVMQRQKPQDFHCEIVMAHTNHSSRHRGVKNETIFSMEIPIEIMNPRPKPATSLNTDISRFRTVDVDIPKGPKPIYPNQEEYLHHRLNVAYGHEKKPQEFTRVPSRFSVPTISLETRKLLQEVENLKMRQQPLLDEASICEWRKSRERSATTSDATSSKYRSYKGSIQKENVDSTSYDLTSLTTETTSSKSRTATTATTSETPEDSTTATATQITTSSKTASSSSSSRHRHQRKRKVVDYSGPSTTSSHEITSTRSGTSTSETLKTDTQGQSKTSVDHGLVGGSSQAKSPKLELQDIAVQTDAFEIPRRSRPRIRFRPNNQLESQGLRTKSESSLTGIGTTKTPRSPYHVRSKSEDSSFDWKEHRQQLREKREHEKPWRNNMMSINKKKKKDEGDGKKHVVKNTTPPPLQISKEPLSQWVGSNEPAVLSNIVSVGIAKADELPHTSKTGLPKPRLKDVTVTVPDTTYPKSSTENERTSDTKEPDSVQVQKPWRCNMKVVSTNDSVDGKNGTKSSMYASEERQKLWESNPEVQKYMVEKRLKAKHEEQKREKEMTQRDESIRKRLLALEMKRREDYKRVLLLKESSSMPHLPQPEEVNDKKREVVQRDQPKVPSEKIETKYAVGHSTKDEQDPLDWKKTLQELTIEMRQKKALLLENVQKRPCREHGLGHKQPEKAGRNKDASISKREARNDTLSSECDLPERDPNLTAQDKSQKLKVTVSEMFERHQRDLEAIKNANLGIELPDSSQLLSKFKPNRPALEATTKIPVEPKIRMMVPSSPPPESSSESDLPSPKDSLNFLSSVRRKEPLVKLESQNQGEKPKPVNTKVTPTSRGTFRGAEPHYRQHPKDDDIPSVNLSEGPLSTSMSSLGDNHDGQIILADHLQVNPCQSPRVIHPPANPLPNIGTTSEPHQALSTSSELISETRQQEKKRGPRSTSHMNISDALKLRFRVEMDHLESMSEVDRQLNQLQQIKDISSQKIKSADLASYLQSLQREAKKSGDDVKRSESRADFEARLRTEFRAILDKKMYKLVEKQAEAATLTANAAEQLARLQIGESAPRGARSNVTRQTNSNSTSVSSSSSIGASSVSCKPKHMISPRLKTMMSHSSTKISEVLSAIEETEKSSGNIPRTISEALGHLSSADEISSSGHNITEAISKELSEYSSKFEEESTASTTTAIQEDNKSSTRSSRSLRSKMTAKKGTDLDSSESSQLFLPSKLKNLAQLVISEGEDDSFHALTRTIERQQLEEESLRSQQQYQILKRKEYDLVEKAKSELLNLKDERRKVKNDAEKVNSLKRRERAILLDLDKKRKEINRLKKAIKLGEKERKIILKQHKMLYKLSSSSTTSKSKSVSNKTSNHEDDDSLVTDSESPSQKQDPPKAKHEGSFLEANTQSSSIVLDADSTLGSSSDSSSHGSRTRQGNGSERRRSSVPQTLSSPSKMDSLKKSFGSLKTPLSPKLSQSRRRHSSADSDESMSLSQADTISDHSDVDIRIQTLQDELKRRMATASKLKRQQRLKKKEKLRIQETTLKKQIEQYDKLIEETRADLHDETTKKSNAPHVPPQIKTPKLIASPTLTSPTPSYSKTDSFESSPPVSLGSEEQSQALSQTSPSQQDTTIMTSSKATNQVEEEENKQAPKASPLGCEMDVPVQGVPPPEVEIPPIQDKQEDDQSEYSDDFTLSNANSETEIDEVQTETPQVQSHEGPSLSLREDEEASRLDLITDHILELLIADACESLGQVRKTSSSESQRAIKPRDSDVRIGPKPRTRPQDLMLTTFDISSESSSDEAVVRTVPTVDIDPKKTAQFSHEDQHEELPAHGSLNFNNGINVNNNSNNDNGDDSVVAAFHGNFIDDDFGLTSIAQESEKIRLQQLEIEAEIQRIQEESARAVLVPENPPPPYTPPPVAIQSPDKDKPIKAVVPGRRDYASKGSKAFVPTTQEELAHIARAITEAIFNSRTGITWERETLLSHLLSISVPNQERITTTATTTTSTSSSSTESRRVFLNFLIDLIQEIVTNIYQVESESQNPPWLPPKPIFKERFKAPKDLNSLWDRVQKEIWVHFGFQKRAQKENLIVRWSQKRRDRVDHILVRELHAEEATWTDYNQDEAIVKDQLASAIWTILIEDTAKRVSEVYNNTVSPLM; encoded by the exons ATTTCCATTGTGAAATAGTCATGGCGCATACCAACCATTCGTCCAGACATCGAGGAGTTAAAAACGAGACCATCTTTTCGATGGAGATTCCCATCGAAATAATGAATCCTCGACCGAAACCTGCTACTTCATTGAACACTGACATTTCAAGGTTTCGAACCGTTGACGTAGACATTCCAAAAGGGCCCAAGCCCATCTACCCAAATCAAGAGGAGTACCTGCACCACCGTTTAAATGTTGCCTACGGGCATGAAAAAAAGCCCCAAGAATTTACCAGAGTGCCTTCCCGCTTTTCAGTACCAACAATTTCTTTAG AGACTAGAAAATTGTTGCAGGAAGTGGAAAATCTTAAAATGAGACAGCAACCCCTCTTGG ACGAGGCCTCCATTTGCGAGTGGAGGAAATCGCGCGAAAGATCTGCAACCACTTCTGATGCAACCTCTTCAAAATATCGTTCATACAAAGGTTCAATACAGAAGGAAAATGTAGATTCTACTTCCTACGACCTCACGTCCTTAACAACCGAGACGACCAGTTCGAAGtcaagaacagcaacaactgCAACAACGTCTGAAACCCCCGAAGACAGCACAACAGCCACAGCTACCCAAATAACAACATCATCGAAGACAgcctcgtcgtcatcgtcgtctaGACACCGTCATCAGAGGAAGCGAAAAGTAGTGGATTATTCCGGGCCATCAACTACATCTTCACACGAGATCACCTCCACTAGGTCAGGAACTTCAACTTCCGAGACCTTAAAAACTGACACACAAGGTCAATCCAAGACCAGTGTCGATCATGGGCTTGTTGGTGGTTCTTCTCAAGCGAAATCGCCTAAGCTGGAACTTCAGGACATTGCAGTTCAAACTGACGCGTTTGAGATTCCCCGACGTTCTCGTCCTCGCATTCGCTTTCGTCCTAACAATCAACTAG AGAGTCAGGGCCTCCGAACCAAGTCTGAGAGTTCTTTAACGGGAATTGGTACCACCAAAACACCAAGATCACCCTACCACGTTCGGTCAAAGTCTGAAGATTCATCTTTCGATTGGAAAG AACATCGACAACAATTAAGAGAGAAGCGAGAACATGAAAAGCCTTGGAGAAATAACATGATGAGtataaacaagaaaaagaagaaagacgaAGGAGACGGCAAGAAACACGTGGTGAAGAATACCACCCCTCCACCGTTGCAGATCTCCAAGGAACCTCTCTCTCAGTGGGTCGGGTCCAATGAACCTGCAGTTTTATCAAATATTGTCTCTGTTGGTATTGCAAAAGCTGATGAATTGCCACACACATCGAAGACAGGGCTCCCCAAACCTAGACTCAAAGACGTGACTGTGACTGTCCCTGACACTACCTACCCAAAAAGTAGCACAGAAAATGAGCGCACCAGCGATACCAAAGAACCAGATTCCGTCCAAGTCCAGAAACCGTGGAGATGTAATATGAAAGTCGTGTCAACGAACGACTCGGTCGATGGAAAAAATG GAACGAAATCATCGATGTACGCAAGTGAAGAGAGGCAAAAATTGTGGGAGTCCAATCCTGAGGTCCAAAAATACATGGTAGAGAAGCGTCTGAAGGCCAAACACGAGGAACAGAAACGTGAAAAGGAGATGACACAACGAGATGAGTCCATCAGGAAGAGGCTCTTGGCTTTGGAAATGAAGCGCAGAGAAGATTAT AAGAGAGTCCTTCTCTTGAAGGAATCATCAAGCATGCCTCATTTGCCGCAACCTGAAGAAGTAAACGATAAGAAGCGGGAGGTTGTTCAACGTGATCAACCGAAAGTGCCTTCCGAGAAAATTGAGACCAAATATGCTGTTGGCCATTCCACAAAAGACGAACAAGATCCCTTAGATTGGAAAAAGACATTGCAGGAACTCACAATTGAGATGCGGCAAAAGAAGGCGCTGCTCttggaaaatgttcaaaaaaggCCCTGCCGCGAACATGGACTTGGACATAAACAGCCGGAAAAAGCCGGGAGAAATAAAGATGCTAGTATTTCAAAGCGAGAAGCGAGAAATGACACCCTCAGTTCGGAATGCGATTTGCCCGAGCGAGATCCCAATTTGACTGCGCAAGATAAAtctcaaaaattgaaggtcACTGTGAGCGAAATGTTTGAACGCCACCAACGAGACCTCGAAGCCATAAAGAATGCTAACCTCGGGATCGAATTACCTGATTCGTCGCAACTATTATCTAAATTCAAACCGAACCGTCCAGCCCTAGAGGCGACCACCAAAATCCCAGTCGAACCCAAAATTCGTATGATGGTCCCATCATCCCCACCACCAGAGTCGTCTTCTGAGAGTGATCTGCCATCGCCAAAAGATTCtctcaatttcttgtcaagTGTGAGGAGAAAAGAACCCTTGGTAAAGTTGGAATCGCAGAATCAGGGCGAAAAACCCAAGCCTGTCAATACCAAAGTCACTCCCACTTCTCGTGGGACTTTCAGAGGTGCGGAGCCTCACTACCGACAACATCCCAAAGATGACGATATTCCATCTGTCAATCTATCGGAGGGGCCTCTTTCCACATCAATGAGTAGCTTGGGGGATAACCATGATGGACAGATAATATTGGCAGACCACCTACAAGTAAACCCGTGTCAATCTCCACGTGTCATTCACCCCCCTGCCAACCCATTGCCTAATATTGGAACAACTTCCGAACCGCATCAAGCCTTGTCGACCTCATCCGAGCTAATATCGGAGACAAGGCAACAAGAGAAAAAACGCGGGCCTCGTTCTACATCTCACATG AACATATCGGATGCGCTTAAGCTGCGATTTCGAGTCGAAATGGACCATTTGGAGTCGATGAGCGAGGTGGATCGCCAACTGAATCAATTGCAGCAGATCAAGGACATCTCCAGTCAAAAGATAAAGTCCGCTGATTTGGCCTCGTATCTTCAg tCGCTTCAACGAGAAGCCAAGAAGTCTGGCGATGACGTCAAACGCTCTGAATCTCGCGCCGATTTTGAGGCCAGGCTCAGGACCGAGTTTAGGGCCattttggataaaaagatGTACAAACTAGTTGAGAAACAAGCCGAAGCTGCTACTCTTACGGCCAATGCGGCTGAGCAATTAGCAAGGCTACAAATTGGGGAGAGTGCGCCACGGGGCGCACGATCTAACGTCACACGGCAGACGAATTCAAATTCCACATCCGTATCGTCATCTTCCTCAATTGGAGCTTCTTCTGTTTCTTGCAAACCGAAACATATGATCAGCCCACGGTTGAAAACCATGATGAGTCACTCGAGTACAAAAATCTCGGAAGTATTGAGCGCCATCGAAGAGACGGAAAAATCGAGTGGAAATATACCCCGAACCATATCCGAGGCTCTGGGTCATCTCTCTTCTGCCGATGAAATCAGTTCCAGTGGCCATAACATTACAGAGGCCATCTCCAAGGAGCTGTCCGAATACTCGAGCAAGTTTGAGGAAGAATCCACGGCGTCCACGACCACTGCCATTCAAGAGGACAACAAATCCTCGACTCGTTCGTCTCGTTCCTTGCGATCCAAGATGACCGCCAAGAAAGGCACTGATCTGGACTCGAGTGAGTCGAGTCAACTGTTTCTGCCTTCCAAGTTGAAAAACTTGGCCCAGTTGGTAATATCCGAGGGAGAAGACGACTCTTTCCACGCCCTGACCCGAACTATCGAAAGACAACAACTAGAAGAAGAATCTCTGCGAAGTCAACAGCAATATCAGATTCTCAAGAGGAAAGAGTACGACCTGGTTGAAAAAGCTAAATCTGAGTTACTCAATCTGAAGGATGAGCGACGGAAGGTGAAAAATGATGCTGAGAAAGTGAATTCCCTCAAACGGCGAGAGCGAGCCATTTTGCTGGATTTGGATAAGAAACGGAAAGAAATCAACCGCTTGAAGAAAGCCATCAAGCTGGGGGAAAAGGAACGCAAAATCATCTTGAAGCAACACAAAATGCTCTATAagctctcctcctcctccacgaCATCAAAGTCCAAGAGTGTGAGCAACAAAACTTCGAACCACGAGGACGACGATTCCCTGGTCACTGATTCCGAATCCCCCTCGCAGAAACAGGATCCTCCCAAGGCGAAGCACGAGGGATCTTTTTTAGAGGCTAATACTCAGTCCTCgtccattgttttggatgcGGATTCCACGTTGGGATCATCCTCAGATTCGTCATCCCACGGATCTCGAACTCGGCAAGGCAATGGCAGTGAACGGCGGCGATCCTCTGTCCCGCAAACGCTGTCAAGTCCGTCGAAGATGGATTCACTGAAGAAAAGTTTTGGATCCCTTAAAACCCCTCTGAGTCCGAAACTGAGCCAAAGCCGCCGTCGACATTCGAGTGCAGATTCGGATGAGTCCATGAGTTTGTCCCAAGCAGACACGATATCCGACCATAGTGATGTGGACATTCGGATCCAAACGCTCCAAGATGAACTCAAGCGGCGCATGGCCACGGCTTCCAAATTGAAGCGTCAGCAGAgattgaagaagaaggaaaaacttCGGATTCAAGAGACGACCTTGAAGAAACAAATCGAACAGTATGACAAACTCATTGAAGAAACTAGAGCGGACTTGCATGACGAGACCACAAAGAAATCCAATGCTCCCCACGTACCACCTCAAATCAAAACACCCAAATTGATCGCCTCTCCCACCTTGACATCGCCCACTCCGTCCTATTCGAAAACTGACTCCTTCGAGAGCTCACCACCCGTCTCCCTGGGGTCAGAGGAGCAATCCCAAGCCTTGAGCCAAACTTCGCCCTCGCAACAAGATACCACCATCATGACCTCTTCGAAAGCCACCAACCAGgtcgaggaagaagaaaataaacaaGCCCCAAAGGCCTCTCCCCTGGGCTGTGAAATGGATGTTCCCGTGCAAGGGGTTCCCCCTCCTGAAGTGGAGATTCCACCTATCCAAGACAAACAGGAAGACGATCAATCTGAGTACTCGGATGACTTCACTTTATCGAATGCAAACTCAGAGACCGAAATAGATGAAGTCCAAACAGAGACCCCGCAAGTTCAATCTCACGAGGGTCCATCATTAAGTTTGCGGGAAGATGAGGAAGCCTCACGATTGGACTTGATCACGGATCACATCCTGGAATTGCTCATAGCTGACGCTTGCGAATCTTTGGGACAAGTGAGGAAGACCAGCTCATCTGAGAGTCAGAGGGCCATCAAACCTCGCGACTCAGATGTTCGTATTGGTCCCAAACCACGAACACGACCCCAAGATCTCATGCTGACCACGTTTGACATCAGCTCAGAAAGTTCCAGTGATg aaGCTGTCGTACGAACCGTACCCACTGTTGATATTGACCCTAAAAAGACGGCACAATTCAGTCACGAGGATCAACATGAGGAATTGCCCGCTCATGGTTCACTGAACTTCAACAATGGAATCAACGTgaacaacaatagcaacaacGACAACGGCGACGATAGCGTTGTCGCTGCGTTCCATGGCAATTTCATCGACGACGACTTTGGCTTGACAAGTATTGCTCAAGAATCCGAGAAAATCCGACTTCAACAGCTTGAAATAGAGGCAGAG ATCCAGAGAATCCAAGAAGAGAGTGCTCGAGCGGTGTTGGTGCCGGAAAACCCCCCTCCACCATACACACCTCCTCCCGTTGCTATTCAATCCCCAGACAAGGACAAACCAATCAAGGCCGTTGTGCCCGGAAGGAGGGATTACGCCTCCAAGGGAAGTAAAGCGTTTGTGCCCACGACGCAAGAGGAACTCGCTCATATCGCTCGAGCCATAACCGAGGCCATATTCAACTCTCGAACTGGGATCACTTGGGAACGGGAAACGCTGCTGAGCCACCTGTTGAGCATAAGTGTGCCCAATCAAGAGAGAAtcactactactgctactactactacttctacctCCTCATCGTCCACTGAATCTCGTCGTGTGTTCCTGAATTTCCTGATTGATCTCATCCAAGAAATCGTCACCAACATCTACCAAGTGGAAAGTGAGTCGCAAAACCCGCCTTGGCTCCCGCCCAAGCCCATTTTCAAGGAACGTTTCAAAGCTCCCAAAGATTTGAACTCGCTCTGGGATCGTGTTCAAAAGGAGATTTGGGTGCATTTCGGCTTTCAGAAACGCGCACAAAAAGAGAATCTAATTGTACGCTGGTCTCAAAAGCGACGAGATCGAGTGGATCACATCTTAGTTCGAGAACTCCACGCTGAAGAGGCTACATGGACGGATTACAATCAAGACGAAGCCATCGTCAAAGATCAACTCGCAAGCGCTATTTGGACCATCTTGATCGAGGACACGGCTAAAAGAGTCTCGGAGGTGTACAACAACACGGTTTCACCGCTTATGTAA